The Acanthochromis polyacanthus isolate Apoly-LR-REF ecotype Palm Island chromosome 17, KAUST_Apoly_ChrSc, whole genome shotgun sequence genome has a window encoding:
- the sh3pxd2b gene encoding SH3 and PX domain-containing protein 2B isoform X1: MPRRTVHEVTVQDVQKRRNPNKHYVYIIKVSWSDGSTEIIYRRYSKFFDLQMELLDKFPVEGGQKDPKRRIIPFLPGKILFRRSHIRDVAMKRLRPINEYCRALIQLPVYISQCEEVRVFFETRPEDLNPPKEEPIGKKKSGDSTSADPLLLDQYVAVTDYEKQESSEISLHVGQVVEVIEKNESGWWFVSSEDAQGWVPATCLEAQDDPDDFTIPGEEVPRRFWSLPRHVGRRRTLGDLFSTGFGQEEKYSVIYPYSARDQDEIDLERGMIVEVIQRNLEGWWKIRYQGREGWAPASYLKKTDIQGQKQSAGASAHASTNDLDGFSKQNQQNNAAKENRDNSQKENRLSFFSDNNKSKVGSRHRPPPRRDLTIPRGTNLPKPPIPPQVEEEFYTIADFQTTIPDGISFQAGIKVEVIEKNASGWWYIQIDEKEGWAPATFIDKYKKTSNALRPNFLAPLPNEMEKLRLENDGSSNVSDDSWSKPLPDEPTTAPESCARPKLRDWKSSASKGASAFSGPLPPAPAAPPVEEKPALPPRRESINKSFELEVAEKPRSDNSKPLPPKPPAPGVIMPLVTPKATPFKPDKPPETKKEDKSKALHLRNEMGLECGHKVSAKEVKKFNLKPVPKQPPKPKSEVQEEKLEAPSPAVLMKPKPVVRPKPVPAAKPDAPAENKLDITNLRSKLRPSKPADPSSASMEVNHQNDNSAAVNSSHPSSPPSSPPIHIPTLNNGKYSDEPKLPPKHMNGHSQDSSSPPAKPAVPPHKEPPQRPPAMAPRRPPPPKKTDPSSPTETKPPPALKETQDIPKVGPPPLSRPPPPKPKGFVQPPPNKEKEEPKASKVPIPPKPQLKSEKPGPPRDKLPPLLKEPSRDELYLAVADFEGDEQTSGFKVGTVFEVLEKNSNGWWFCKNVGEEVEGWIPSNYLSKKP; encoded by the exons ATGGAGTTGCTGGATAAGTTCCCAGTGGAAGGAGGCCAGAAAGACCCTAAGCGCAGGATCATTCCATTCCTACCAG GGAAGATTCTGTTCAGGAGGAGCCATATCAGAGATGTTGCAATGAAAAGGCTAAGGCCCATCAATGAATACTGCAGG GCCCTCATTCAACTGCCAGTTTACATCTCCCAGTGCGAGGAGGTCAGAGTGTTTTTTGAGACCAGACCTGAAGACCTCAACCCGCCCAAGGA GGAACCTATTGGAAAGAAGAAATCAG GAGATTCCACCTCAGCAGACCCTCTCCTCCTCGACCAGTACGTGGCAGTAACAGACTACGAAAAGCAGGAGAGCTCTGAGATCAGCCTGCACGTGGGCCAGGTGGTGGAGGTCATTGAGAAAAATGAGTCGG GGTGGTGGTTTGTGAGCTCAGAAGATGCCCAGGGCTGGGTTCCTGCTACCTGCCTGGAGGCACAGGATGACCCTGATGACTTCACCATTCCAGGGGAAGAAg TGCCTCGGAGGTTCTGGTCACTGCCAAGGCACGTGGGTCGTCGCAGAACTTTAGGGGATCTATTCAGCACAGGCTTTGGGCAAG AAGAGAAGTATTCAGTGATTTACCCGTACTCTGCCAGGGACCAGGATGAGATTGACCTGGAGAGGGGCATGATTGTGGAGGTTATTCAGAGGAATTTGGAAGGCTGGTGGAAGATAAG GTACCAGGGCCGTGAGGGCTGGGCCCCAGCCTCCTACCTGAAGAAGACCGACATTCAAGGCCAGAAGCAGTCAGCAGGAGCGTCTGCTCATGCCAGTACGAACGACCTAGACGGGTTTTCCAAACAAAACCAGCAAAACAACGCAGCTAAAGAGAACCGAGACAACAGTCAGAAAGAAAATAGGCTCTCGTTTTTCtctgacaacaacaaaagca AAGTAGGATCAAGACACAGACCTCCTCCACGCAGAGATCTTACCATT CCACGTGGCACAAACCTACCCAAGCCACCCATTCCTCCTCAGGTTGAGGAAGAATTCTACACCATCGCCGACTTTCAGACCACCATCCCTGATGGCATTAGCTTCCAAGCTGGAATCAAAGTCGAG GTGATAGAGAAGAATGCAAGTGGTTGGTGGTACATCCAGATAGATGAAAAAGAAGGCTGGGCACCTGCCACCTTTATAGACAAGTACAAGAAGACCAGTAATGCTCTGCGACCCAATTTCCTTGCCCCGCTGCCCAATGAGATGGAGAAGCTGAGGCTGGAAAATGATGGTTCATCCAATGTTTCAGATGACAGCTGGTCTAAACCTTTACCAGATGAGCCAACCACTGCTCCTGAGTCCTGTGCTCGACCTAAGCTGAGAGATTGGAAGTCCAGCGCCAGCAAGGGGGCCTCTGCCTTCTCTGGGCCTTTGCCCCCAGCCCCAGCTGCCCCTCCTGTTGAGGAGAAACCAGCTCTGCCTCCTCGAAGAGAGTCCATCAATAAGAGCTTTGAATTGGAAGTGGCAGAAAAACCAAGATCTGATAATTCCAAGCCTTTGCCCCCAAAACCCCCAGCTCCTGGGGTCATCATGCCACTGGTCACACCCAAGGCAACCCCCTTCAAACCTGACAAACCTCCAGAGACCAAGAAAGAAGATAAGAGTAAAGCTCTTCACCTTCGGAATGAGATGGGTCTTGAATGTGGCCACAAGGTCTCTGCCAAAGAGGTGAAGAAGTTTAATCTGAAACCTGTTCCGAAACAGCCACCAAAACCCAAGTCAGAGGTGCAGGAAGAGAAACTAGAGGCACCGAGCCCAGCAGTGTTGATGAAGCCCAAGCCAGTGGTCAGACCTAAACCTGTGCCTGCTGCCAAGCCAGATGCCCCAGCAGAGAACAAACTTGACATTACCAACCTGAGAAGCAAGTTGAGGCCATCAAAACCAGCAGATCCCAGCTCTGCTTCAATGGAGGTGAACCACCAGAATGACAACTCAGCAGCAGTAAATAGTTCTCACCCAAGTTCCCCCCCAAGCTCTCCTCCAATTCATATCCCTACTCTCAATAATGGTAAGTACTCTGATGAGCCAAAACTGCCCCCAAAACACATGAATGGTCATAGCCAGGACAGCTCCTCACCACCTGCAAAACCAGCAGTTCCTCCCCACAAGGAACCTCCTCAGAGACCTCCTGCCATGGCTCCAAGGAGACCTCCACCTCCAAAGAAAACCGACCCATCAAGCCCAACCGAAACCAAACCTCCACCTGCTCTAAAAGAAACCCAGGACATTCCCAAGGTTGGACCACCACCGCTCAGCAGACCCCCTCCCCCGAAACCCAAAGGGTTTGTTCAGCCACCTccaaacaaagagaaagaagagcCCAAAGCAAGTAAAGTCCCGATTCCTCCCAAGCCCCAGTTGAAGAGTGAGAAGCCTGGACCGCCCAGGGACAAGCTTCCACCTTTACTCAAGGAGCCCAGTAGGGATGAGCTGTATCTAGCTGTCGCAGACTTTGAAGGGGATGAGCAAACATCCGGCTTCAAGGTGGGTACAGTGTTTGAGGTcctggaaaaaaacagcaatggcTGGTGGTTCTGTAAAAATGTAGGAGAAGAAGTCGAGGGCTGGATCCCCTCGAATTACCTGAGCAAGAAACCTTAA
- the sh3pxd2b gene encoding SH3 and PX domain-containing protein 2B isoform X2: MPRRTVHEVTVQDVQKRRNPNKHYVYIIKVSWSDGSTEIIYRRYSKFFDLQMELLDKFPVEGGQKDPKRRIIPFLPGKILFRRSHIRDVAMKRLRPINEYCRALIQLPVYISQCEEVRVFFETRPEDLNPPKEEPIGKKKSGDSTSADPLLLDQYVAVTDYEKQESSEISLHVGQVVEVIEKNESGWWFVSSEDAQGWVPATCLEAQDDPDDFTIPGEEEEKYSVIYPYSARDQDEIDLERGMIVEVIQRNLEGWWKIRYQGREGWAPASYLKKTDIQGQKQSAGASAHASTNDLDGFSKQNQQNNAAKENRDNSQKENRLSFFSDNNKSKVGSRHRPPPRRDLTIPRGTNLPKPPIPPQVEEEFYTIADFQTTIPDGISFQAGIKVEVIEKNASGWWYIQIDEKEGWAPATFIDKYKKTSNALRPNFLAPLPNEMEKLRLENDGSSNVSDDSWSKPLPDEPTTAPESCARPKLRDWKSSASKGASAFSGPLPPAPAAPPVEEKPALPPRRESINKSFELEVAEKPRSDNSKPLPPKPPAPGVIMPLVTPKATPFKPDKPPETKKEDKSKALHLRNEMGLECGHKVSAKEVKKFNLKPVPKQPPKPKSEVQEEKLEAPSPAVLMKPKPVVRPKPVPAAKPDAPAENKLDITNLRSKLRPSKPADPSSASMEVNHQNDNSAAVNSSHPSSPPSSPPIHIPTLNNGKYSDEPKLPPKHMNGHSQDSSSPPAKPAVPPHKEPPQRPPAMAPRRPPPPKKTDPSSPTETKPPPALKETQDIPKVGPPPLSRPPPPKPKGFVQPPPNKEKEEPKASKVPIPPKPQLKSEKPGPPRDKLPPLLKEPSRDELYLAVADFEGDEQTSGFKVGTVFEVLEKNSNGWWFCKNVGEEVEGWIPSNYLSKKP; encoded by the exons ATGGAGTTGCTGGATAAGTTCCCAGTGGAAGGAGGCCAGAAAGACCCTAAGCGCAGGATCATTCCATTCCTACCAG GGAAGATTCTGTTCAGGAGGAGCCATATCAGAGATGTTGCAATGAAAAGGCTAAGGCCCATCAATGAATACTGCAGG GCCCTCATTCAACTGCCAGTTTACATCTCCCAGTGCGAGGAGGTCAGAGTGTTTTTTGAGACCAGACCTGAAGACCTCAACCCGCCCAAGGA GGAACCTATTGGAAAGAAGAAATCAG GAGATTCCACCTCAGCAGACCCTCTCCTCCTCGACCAGTACGTGGCAGTAACAGACTACGAAAAGCAGGAGAGCTCTGAGATCAGCCTGCACGTGGGCCAGGTGGTGGAGGTCATTGAGAAAAATGAGTCGG GGTGGTGGTTTGTGAGCTCAGAAGATGCCCAGGGCTGGGTTCCTGCTACCTGCCTGGAGGCACAGGATGACCCTGATGACTTCACCATTCCAGGGGAAGAAg AAGAGAAGTATTCAGTGATTTACCCGTACTCTGCCAGGGACCAGGATGAGATTGACCTGGAGAGGGGCATGATTGTGGAGGTTATTCAGAGGAATTTGGAAGGCTGGTGGAAGATAAG GTACCAGGGCCGTGAGGGCTGGGCCCCAGCCTCCTACCTGAAGAAGACCGACATTCAAGGCCAGAAGCAGTCAGCAGGAGCGTCTGCTCATGCCAGTACGAACGACCTAGACGGGTTTTCCAAACAAAACCAGCAAAACAACGCAGCTAAAGAGAACCGAGACAACAGTCAGAAAGAAAATAGGCTCTCGTTTTTCtctgacaacaacaaaagca AAGTAGGATCAAGACACAGACCTCCTCCACGCAGAGATCTTACCATT CCACGTGGCACAAACCTACCCAAGCCACCCATTCCTCCTCAGGTTGAGGAAGAATTCTACACCATCGCCGACTTTCAGACCACCATCCCTGATGGCATTAGCTTCCAAGCTGGAATCAAAGTCGAG GTGATAGAGAAGAATGCAAGTGGTTGGTGGTACATCCAGATAGATGAAAAAGAAGGCTGGGCACCTGCCACCTTTATAGACAAGTACAAGAAGACCAGTAATGCTCTGCGACCCAATTTCCTTGCCCCGCTGCCCAATGAGATGGAGAAGCTGAGGCTGGAAAATGATGGTTCATCCAATGTTTCAGATGACAGCTGGTCTAAACCTTTACCAGATGAGCCAACCACTGCTCCTGAGTCCTGTGCTCGACCTAAGCTGAGAGATTGGAAGTCCAGCGCCAGCAAGGGGGCCTCTGCCTTCTCTGGGCCTTTGCCCCCAGCCCCAGCTGCCCCTCCTGTTGAGGAGAAACCAGCTCTGCCTCCTCGAAGAGAGTCCATCAATAAGAGCTTTGAATTGGAAGTGGCAGAAAAACCAAGATCTGATAATTCCAAGCCTTTGCCCCCAAAACCCCCAGCTCCTGGGGTCATCATGCCACTGGTCACACCCAAGGCAACCCCCTTCAAACCTGACAAACCTCCAGAGACCAAGAAAGAAGATAAGAGTAAAGCTCTTCACCTTCGGAATGAGATGGGTCTTGAATGTGGCCACAAGGTCTCTGCCAAAGAGGTGAAGAAGTTTAATCTGAAACCTGTTCCGAAACAGCCACCAAAACCCAAGTCAGAGGTGCAGGAAGAGAAACTAGAGGCACCGAGCCCAGCAGTGTTGATGAAGCCCAAGCCAGTGGTCAGACCTAAACCTGTGCCTGCTGCCAAGCCAGATGCCCCAGCAGAGAACAAACTTGACATTACCAACCTGAGAAGCAAGTTGAGGCCATCAAAACCAGCAGATCCCAGCTCTGCTTCAATGGAGGTGAACCACCAGAATGACAACTCAGCAGCAGTAAATAGTTCTCACCCAAGTTCCCCCCCAAGCTCTCCTCCAATTCATATCCCTACTCTCAATAATGGTAAGTACTCTGATGAGCCAAAACTGCCCCCAAAACACATGAATGGTCATAGCCAGGACAGCTCCTCACCACCTGCAAAACCAGCAGTTCCTCCCCACAAGGAACCTCCTCAGAGACCTCCTGCCATGGCTCCAAGGAGACCTCCACCTCCAAAGAAAACCGACCCATCAAGCCCAACCGAAACCAAACCTCCACCTGCTCTAAAAGAAACCCAGGACATTCCCAAGGTTGGACCACCACCGCTCAGCAGACCCCCTCCCCCGAAACCCAAAGGGTTTGTTCAGCCACCTccaaacaaagagaaagaagagcCCAAAGCAAGTAAAGTCCCGATTCCTCCCAAGCCCCAGTTGAAGAGTGAGAAGCCTGGACCGCCCAGGGACAAGCTTCCACCTTTACTCAAGGAGCCCAGTAGGGATGAGCTGTATCTAGCTGTCGCAGACTTTGAAGGGGATGAGCAAACATCCGGCTTCAAGGTGGGTACAGTGTTTGAGGTcctggaaaaaaacagcaatggcTGGTGGTTCTGTAAAAATGTAGGAGAAGAAGTCGAGGGCTGGATCCCCTCGAATTACCTGAGCAAGAAACCTTAA